One Saimiri boliviensis isolate mSaiBol1 chromosome 7, mSaiBol1.pri, whole genome shotgun sequence genomic window, tgaaaatcatttgaaGCTTGGACAAAAATTCCACAGCTGTATTCCTCAGGATCACTTTGCAGAGTCTTCAAGATCCAGATACAGAGGAAGCTTCAATTCAACCTTTCAGAGAAGACATTCCAGCTCGCATGATTTCATCAACCAAGAGAATGTTGGTGGCAATCACAGTGCAGGAGTGAAGAAGCTGTTTCTTTACACAATAGTTATCCCATACGCCTACTTCTGCTGCTACCATTGGCTCACCTGTGTTGAGGTCTACACCCACAAGCTGACCTGATTCTGAATGTTCTGCTTGAATTTTAACTAATGTTTCCTGAAGGTCAAAACCAGAGTTCTGAGCAAGAATCTTGGGAATAATGAGCAATGCATCAGCAAATGCTTGGACACCAAGCTGTGCCGTGCCCTTTACACTGGACTTATATTTCATCAGGGCTTCTGCCATTGCCTCTTCACGGCACCAGCACCTGAAACCACACAGCCATTATCAATAGCATTTTTGACAACCCTCAAGCCATCCCTTACTGCCTCTTTGATCTGAGTGAGTGTGTGCTTATTTTGTCCTTTGGTCAATGATATGACAGAACGAGGGTTGTTACATTTCTCAATAAAGATGAATTTCTCTTCTCCCAATGTATACTCATATACAAGGCCTGAATGTCCCAAGCAGTCAGGACTTAGATCGTCAAAAGAATTCAGGGCTACCCCACAAAAGCAAGAGTCAGCCTCTCCATATTTCTCCTTTTAGCCCTGCGCAGAGCGactatgccttcttttgaaagaGTATCTGAGGAAAAGGAGTCAATTCCCTTTCGATtaataacaacaaatattttatttgaatcacCACAGACTTTCCTTTTcagttctattattttttaattctatctTCAGTGaattttctttcagcttttacaagtttttctctctctccttcactcttgtaaaaaaaaaaagccagaattcACTTCTGTTTTTTCATATTCCAATGACACGTTACATGTGAGGATGTATGCATCTTCCACCCTTTTCTTCGTATCAGGATGCCGTGCTCCGTGGCCCAAAACAAGCCCTCTGATTAAGCTTGTGTCAGTTTCAGATTTATGTTTCACCTCCACGATCTCAATCATGAAGAGATCAACAGGCTCATCTTGTTTTTTAATGGCCAAAATGGAATCCACTACAGCCTCTGTTAAGACATCTGCAAGTTCAGCATGAACTTTAGTACAAAGAGATGTTCTGGCCGCATCTATGTTTCCCTGCCCATCTCTTTACTTATTTTGACTTTTTCCAAAAACTGAAGGGCCTTTTCCTTTGCAGCTTCAAACCCTTCAGTAATTATTCTGGGATGAAGGCCTACAGAAATGTAGAGATCTGCCGGTTTCAGCAGCTCTCCAATGATTAGGACATTGGAAGTCGTACCATCACCAGTTATATCATCCTGGGCTGTTGCTACCTTTGCTATTCAGGAAGCTGTTGGGTGCTGAATTTGCATTTCGTGAAGCAGCACCTTGCCATCTTTAGTAAGCTTGATGTCTCCAGCGCCAGAAACAAGCATCTTCATGGTGCCCTTGGGCCCCAGGTTGGTCCTCAGCACGTCCTGCAGACCCCACGCCACGCTAATGTTGACTGCCAGTGCCACCTGTGCTCAGGCCAGGATGGCACCAAGTTCGGCCCTGGCAAGCAGGTGATCCTGACTTAAGAGCCCTTGCCTGAGGGCTGGCCTAGCAGGTCTGCTGTTAGGAGCAGGAGGTGTGCAGGGGTAGGGAGCAGTCCCAGCTTCTGTGATCTTCTCCATGGCAAGATCTCCCAGCGGGTAGAGCAGAGCCGGAGGCAGGTGCAGGCCATCGGGGAGAAGGTCTCCTTGGCCCAGGCCAAGATTGAGAAGATCAAGGGCAGCAAGAAGGCCATCAAGGTAGCCCCCATACCCGTGTCCTGAGGCTACTGGGCTGTCCCTCCATTTCTCCGTGCCTCTGAGGCTGCCCAGTCTCTGCCCTGCTGCCCACCCGTACCTTGGGCTTTTCTCCCGCCCAGGCTCCCAACCCCACCCTCTCCTGCCAAGCAAGCCTAGCCGTCTGAGCCTCTTGGGGCCCCTCAGACTTGTCCCTGTGTCCACAGGTGTTCTCCAGTGCCAAGTACCCTGCTCCAGAGCGCCTGCAGGAATATGGCTCCATCTTCACAGGTGCCCAGGACCCTGGCCTGCAGAGACGACCCCGCCACAGGATCCAGAGCAAGCACCGCACCCTGGACGAGCGGGCCCTGCAGGTCTGCTGGCCAGGCACATCACTCAGCCTGTCACACACCTGGAGGCCTGGATGCTGGGGACGAGCCGGGGCTGCCATAGGATTCTGTCCCACAGAGGAGGCTGACTGGGAACGGGTGGCAGCCGATTTGGCCCAGCACTAAATACTCACTATCCCTTGGCCCCCCGGCCCTTCCAGGAGAAACTGAAGTACTTTCCTGTGTGCGTGAGTGCCAAGGCGGAGCCCGAGGATGACGCAGAGGAGGGACTTGGGGGTCTTCCCAGCAACGTCAGCTCTGTCAGCTCCTTGCTGCTCTTCAACACCACCGAGAACTTGTATGGCCAGAAGGCGGGGCCGAGGGGTGTGGGCGGGAGGCCCGGCCTGGCTTAGTGGGAACCGAGGGCATCAGACACAGATATAACACCGAGGCTGGGAGCCAGGGGGTAATTGGGTGGCTTGGCTTGGGAGGCCTGAGACCCCACTGTGCACACTGTGCCCCTGATGGTGTGGGAGAGGTAGGAATGTGGGCTCAGGACAGCAGGTGTCAGCTTGCCTGACCCCCACGTCGCCCCTGTAGGTACAAGAAGTATGTCTTCCTGGACCCCCTGGCTGGTGCTGTAACAAAGACCCACGTGATGCTGGGGGTGGAGACGGAGGAGAAGCTGTTTGATGCCCCCTTGTCCATCAGCAAGAGAGAGCAGCTGGAGCAGCAGGTGGGAGGaacagggctggggtggggacaggtgccatggctggggtgggaggaacaGGGCTGCGGTGGGGACAGGTGCGGTGGATGGGGTGGGGACAGGtgtggctggggtgggaggaacagggctggggtggggacaggtgtggtggctggggTAGGAGGAACAGGGCTGGGGGGGGAGAAACAGGGCTGGGATGgggacaggtgcggtggctggggtgggaggaacagggctggctggggtggggacaggtgCAGTGGTTGGGGCCTTGCCAGGGCCCCTCTCCAGGCAAGACTGTTGAGCATTTTATTCCACCCACGTGGGGGTGCACACAAGGCCTTGCAGGATGCCCCTGCAGGTCTCTGTCACCTCTCACATGTCCCTACCTAATCCTGCAGGTTCCAGAGAACTACTTCTATGTGCCAGACCTGGGCCAAGTACCTGAGATTGATGTGCCATCCTACCTGCCCGACCTGCCCGGCATTGCCAACGACCTCACGTACAGTGCCGACCTGGGCCCTGGCATTGCCCCCTCTGCCCCTGGCACCATTCCAGAACTGCCAACCTTCCACACTGAGGTAGCTGAGCCTCTCCAGCCAGGTGAGCTGAGTGCTGGGATGGGAGCTGGGCCAGGGACCTCCCTGCTCAGACACCTTCTTCCCTAGACACCCCACACTTTCTCTTTCAGACCTAGAAGATGGGGTGCTCACAGCACCCCCACAgcccccaccacctcccccagctcCTGAGGTGCTGGCCAGtgcacccccactcccaccctcagCCGTGGCCCCCCGTAGGCCCGGGCGCCAGGCAGGACGACGGCAGCGGCGCGCCTCCTTCAGGTGGGAGCAGCTCTCTGAGGACACCTGCTCGTTTCTGGTGTGCTCAGTGCACTCAGGTGgattgtctgtgggtttgtcaagTGGTCAGAAATCCTGGATTGTTTTTAATAGTTCCCATTTCAAATGTCTTGTTCTACTTGGTTCACAAaatagtggttttcaaactgtagAGCTCTGGAATGCTCACCTCCTGGGCAGAGGGGGGCTGGACAAGTGAGGCTCTGGGTTCCCCATTCCGAGTTAAACCAATGGAAAGAAGAGGCCTCTTAACAAACTATGGAAAGAAGGTCTAATAACAAACTACAGCAACACATGATTCGGTGTCCCTGAAATGACAGCAGTTCAGCTTTACCGTTATACCTCCCATCTGTCTCTAGGATCCAGAAGTGGCACAAAACCCCTCTGCTGGCTCGTGTGTGCAGCTGAGACTGTCAGTGCATGGCTAGCTTGGGGGTCCAGCTCTgcagggtgggggctggagagggGTAGGGAGTGTCTGCACACACATCGCCTGCAGTCAGGTGTTGCAGAAGTCAGTGCCCAGGTCCTGTGTGCCCAGGCCCCGCACAGTCTCCAAAGGCTCAGCATCCCCAGCACGGGCCGCCTCATTCGAGGGGAGGTGCCCTCCCTCCTAGCGGGCTTTTGGACATGATAAGCTTCGCCAGCCCTGCCTGAGCAGCCTTTCCTCCTTGTCCTGTTACCCACCTCCCAGCTCCAGTCCAGGGAGCTCCCAGGGAAGTGGTCGACCCCTCTGGCGGCCGGGCCACTCTGCTAGAGTCCATTCGCCAAGCTGGGGGCATCGGCAAGGCCAAGCTGCGCAGCGTGAAGGAGCGAAAGCTGGAGAAGAAGCAGCAGAAGGAGCAGGAGCAAGGTGAGCGGGCCCCAGAGCCTGCGGTTGGAGGGCCTCGGACAAAAGCGCTGCCTGTCGTCCGGCAGAGTCCACAGGGTGCTTTctgcccagcccctgctcctGCCAGCCTGCCCCTACTTCCCCTAGGGCACATGCTGGAAGCCCCGGGCCACCGCCCGAGGTCCTcagccctcctgcctgggccatgGCTCCTTCCTGGTTTGGGAGCCTTAGTGGAGCTGTCCTCTCTAAGCCCAACCAGCTCCAACTGTGACAAGGAGAATCTTCCCTGACTGCCGAGGCTGGTCCAAGGCAATGGTCAGCCACCACGGCCTCCTgagatatttttagagatggaccTGAGGCTTCCTGAGGCTACCGGTAGCGCCTGCTGTGAACACAGACGCCGGTGTGATGTGATGCCTGCGCATGCTGCAGCAGTGCCCTGGGCACTGTGGTTCTGAGCTTGCGCCCAGCGCTGCTTGTGCCTTGCTCAGTGACCCCAGGCAAGTGGCCTCCCCTCTCTGGgccagtttccccacctgtgcaGCAATGCTGCCTACCCTGGCCCTGTCCCCGAGGGTGGCTGGGAGAGTGCTCCTCAAACGTAACCGCTTTCTCATCAGTGTCCAGTGTCGGGTCAGGGATAGACTGAAGCTCTGAGCTAACTGGGAAACAGTGGCCTTGGAGGGTTGGGGAGTGTCGTGAGGGTGCGGACAGGGAGCTGGGGTTTCATGTGACTGAACCCTTCACTCTGGCTTTCCCATTGCAGTGAGAGCCACGAGCCAAGGTGGGGACTTGATGTCCGATCTCTTCAACAAGCTGGTCATGAGGCGCAAGGGTAGGAGGCAGGGCCGCTGCCCGCCCTGGGCCGGCACATTGTAATTCTCTCCTGCCTTTGTCTTCCTATGTTTAAGTCTCTGGGGGCTGGGGGAACCAGCGTTTCCCACCCACCACCCTCACTCAGCCTTTTCCTTCCAGGCATCTCTGGGAAAGGACCCGGGGCTGGTGAGGGACCCGGAAGAGCCTTCGCCCGCGTGTCGGACTCCATCCCTCCTCTGCCACCACCACAGCAGCCCCAGGCAGAGGAGGATGAGGACGACTGGGAATCCTAGACTTGGGCCATTGCTCCAACCTGGACACAGCCAGGACAAGCTCCTCAGACCTGCTGCCCTAGGAGGGGGCGGTGATGGAACTGTCCCAGGACTGTGCGGGGACCACCTTCAGGGAGCAAGAGGCTGGCCTGAGGccacagggctggggcaggggcttcTGTATGCCTGTGCTCCACCGGGGGACGGCTCCACCCAGCCTGTACCAGGGTGTTCTCCTCTTCCCTAAAGAGGCTTCCAGAGAAAACAGCAGCACAAATCGAAGAAGAACTGAGCAGAAACCAAGAGTGCACTTTTAATAAAGGACCACTGGCTGTGCAGGATGCAAACGTCTCGGGGTCAGTGACTCTCCTCCTGCCCCTGTTGGTCCCTAGGCGGTGGGGGCAGAAGATCTCAGCTGACCATGACCCATTTCCCTGGGGTCAAAGGAGGAGAGGTGCAGTCAGCAGGGGCAGCTGTTGCAGAGGGGAGCAGTAGTCTCCCACAGGAAAAAGCTTTCAGTGGCAGACACGGGGTCGCTAAAAATAGTCATGCTGAGAGCCGAGTAGCCTTTGGCATCATTGCTGGTGTCAGTGGTAGAAGGTGTCTTGGAGTTTGCTCAAGTGGTTGAGAGGGAGTGAGGTGCCATCGACTTGCAGGAAGTGGCACCAAGCCAGGGAGATAGAAATCCAGGGAGGGCTGTGGGGCACGTTGGGGGGGCAGGGCTGCAGAAGGAGTGACTCAGGAAGAAGGTGGGGGAGGTGACAAGCCCCCAGGCAGGAGCCTTGTGGCCTTGGGGACCTTTCTAAATTGAGACTAGATGGTGAGTAGTCCAGGGCAGCTAACTTCAGCTATTATAAAAAGGGCAGAAGCAGATGGGCCTGCTCCATCTCGCCTCTTAAGGTGGTCAGGACAGAAATGCCACAGTAGAGGCTGCAGCCCCCACAGCCTCCTGCAGAGGCCCAGCGAGAAGCCTGGCCCTCGGCCACATGGGATGGACGACACTCGATTCCAGAGACGGGAGCTGCCCTGGGAAGACCTCAAGGGTGGCCGGGACCCACGGTTTCTTCAGGATTCACCTGTTTCCACCTGTGGGCACTAATGCCTGTGCCTGGGTCCTGGCAGCGCTCCAGCACACTCCTGGCTTTCACCTTTGTAGTAGGATCCCCGCAGACCAGGCCCACGACAAACACAGTCTCCAGCAGGCCGGGCAAAGGAAGGGCGCAGTGGCAGGCAGTGGTGCAGCTGCTTATCAGGAAGAGGCCGACTCCTCCCGGTGGAACTGGGCAGGGAGAAGGCAGTGAGAATGTGATCTTGGGGTGGTGGAGGCtctcaggaaaggaaaagggaggatTGAACTTCCACATGGCAGCAATGGCAGAACCAAAGGTCGCTGTGACCTCCATGAAGGCTCAGATCCAGGCTGGCAGCTTGGCCAGGACGGGGCCAGGAGTATCACTGGTCCAGGAGCACTGTGCTGGCAGAATCCCTTTGGTGCCTGACGGCCCTGCCCTCATGGGACAGGAGGCTAGAGCTCTGAGTTACAGCTGCCTTCCTGATAGCACGTTTCCATGGcatctccctccccttcctcagcctcaggTGGGAGACAGGGCAGGCAACCccctttcctcttctcccctTCTCCAGCCCCCATCTGTCCAGCCAGCTGGAGGCAGCCAGGCTTGCTGTGGACTGGCTGATGGCCTTCTTGCAGAGCTTCTCCACCAGATCCTTccctggggacgcctggtctgggGCTCTGGGCTAGGGGTGAAGGGGATGACCCGTGAGGACTGTTGCCTGCCTGGAGCTCTCCCTGGGAAAAGACCCTGCCAGGCCTTGGAGCCAGACCCGGAGGTTTTGTTGGCCAACGCAAGCAGCAGGGGTCCAGATGACATCACAGGGAAGATCAAGAGGGTGTGGGGGGGTATCTGAAACTCCGGAGAGGACAGGAGATGCTGGACCAGCAGGAAAGGCCTGGCTGTGTCAGTGCTAGGAGTGATGccactcccaccccccacccactcTCCTCCTACTCTCTGCAACACTGGGGACACTCACAAGGGTGTGATCCAAGTAGGCCATCATCTTCTGCAGCTCTGGAGACCTATGTTGGGGAAGGGCATACCTGCCATCGCCACACACCTGCAGTTGCAGCCCGGCTTTGGGCTCTGATGGCAGCAGACGGCAGGTAGGGGCCCAGCTGCTGGAGGGAGGGCCGGCCACGTATCACAGCCCAAAAGATGAGCACTACTTACCAGCCTAGGTTGTCAGAGAAGTTGATCCCTTCACTCATCTTTCCTCCAGCCACAGAGAGGAGCAGGGCCCCTGTcacccagcctctctcctggccACAGCCTGGTAAGAGACACCCAGCCCAGAGGTGCTGAGCCAAAGCTTAGATGACACTCTTAACGTTGCCAGCTGCCTCCCCACCAAGGTCTCAGGCCCAAGCCTCAGAGTTACGCCTGCACCTGAATGCACCTGGAACACGAGAGTGGCACCTGCTCCACCTGGTGTGTGCTCTTGGGTTCCTGGAATATGTGGAGGCAGAGGGCGTCTTCAGAGATGGATTCAGGGTGCTGGGTCTCGGATCTGCTGGTAGCTTTGTGTTTCCTGGCCAGGGGACAGGAGAGCCTTGCAACCTGGGGCTTTGGGGAAATCCTCTGTAGTCAGGAACTGGGAGCGGTGGGGATGAGGAGCTAGAAGCCTGTCCTGACTCGATGAGCACAAGAGCTCCCA contains:
- the LOC101028637 gene encoding LOW QUALITY PROTEIN: WAS protein family homolog 6 (The sequence of the model RefSeq protein was modified relative to this genomic sequence to represent the inferred CDS: deleted 1 base in 1 codon), coding for MVPLGPRLVLSTSCRPHATLMLTAKPLPEGWPSRSAVRSRRCAGVGSSPSFCDLLHGKISQRVEQSRRQVQAIGEKVSLAQAKIEKIKGSKKAIKVFSSAKYPAPERLQEYGSIFTGAQDPGLQRRPRHRIQSKHRTLDERALQEKLKYFPVCVSAKAEPEDDAEEGLGGLPSNVSSVSSLLLFNTTENLYKKYVFLDPLAGAVTKTHVMLGVETEEKLFDAPLSISKREQLEQQVPENYFYVPDLGQVPEIDVPSYLPDLPGIANDLTYSADLGPGIAPSAPGTIPELPTFHTEVAEPLQPDLEDGVLTAPPQPPPPPPAPEVLASAPPLPPSAVAPVGPGARQDDGSGAPPSVQGAPREVVDPSGGRATLLESIRQAGGIGKAKLRSVKERKLEKKQQKEQEQVRATSQGGDLMSDLFNKLVMRRKGISGKGPGAGEGPGRAFARVSDSIPPLPPPQQPQAEEDEDDWES